Proteins co-encoded in one Nitrospirota bacterium genomic window:
- the era gene encoding GTPase Era, whose amino-acid sequence MSKIFLSGFVSIIGRPNVGKSTFLNSILGEKIAITTSKPQTTRNRILGVKNLTSAQIVFLDTPGIHKPKHKLGEIMVKTALDTYKEVDVIILMVEPEPPGAGDRFVIETLKEINKPVILLINKIDLVKKEALLPIIEGYRKIYPFPEIIPVSSLRKDGLDDVLKTIIRYLPEGPMYYPEDIVTDQLERFMVAELIREKVIEETEQEVPYSVAVEIEEWAERKTEEGKKPLIFIKANIFVERKSQKSIIIGKGGSKLKVIGSSARKDIEGLLGARVFIELWVKVKEHWRADTGALKELGYV is encoded by the coding sequence GTGAGTAAGATTTTTCTCTCTGGTTTTGTATCAATTATAGGGAGGCCCAATGTCGGGAAATCCACTTTCCTCAATTCCATCCTCGGCGAAAAAATTGCGATAACAACATCTAAACCGCAGACGACAAGAAACCGCATCTTAGGAGTCAAAAACCTCACCAGCGCCCAGATAGTATTCCTCGATACACCGGGGATACATAAACCAAAACACAAACTCGGAGAGATAATGGTCAAAACAGCCCTTGATACATATAAAGAGGTTGATGTTATTATTTTAATGGTTGAACCTGAACCACCGGGGGCTGGAGACAGATTTGTGATTGAAACCCTTAAAGAAATAAATAAGCCTGTAATCCTTCTCATAAACAAAATAGACCTTGTAAAAAAAGAGGCACTGTTACCGATTATCGAGGGCTACAGAAAAATTTATCCATTCCCTGAGATAATTCCAGTATCTTCACTTAGAAAAGACGGCCTTGATGATGTCCTTAAAACTATAATCAGATATCTGCCTGAAGGACCCATGTATTATCCTGAAGATATTGTAACTGACCAGTTAGAGCGCTTTATGGTAGCAGAACTAATCCGCGAGAAAGTCATAGAAGAGACAGAGCAAGAGGTTCCATATTCCGTGGCAGTCGAGATAGAAGAATGGGCCGAAAGAAAAACAGAAGAAGGGAAAAAACCCCTTATATTTATCAAAGCAAATATTTTTGTTGAAAGAAAAAGTCAAAAAAGTATTATAATAGGAAAAGGTGGTTCGAAACTTAAGGTCATCGGGAGCTCTGCAAGAAAAGACATTGAAGGACTCCTTGGAGCCCGGGTATTTATTGAATTGTGGGTAAAGGTAAAAGAACACTGGCGGGCTGACACAGGTGCCTTGAAGGAGCTGGGTTATGTGTAA